A genomic segment from Syngnathus scovelli strain Florida chromosome 3, RoL_Ssco_1.2, whole genome shotgun sequence encodes:
- the cdca2 gene encoding cell division cycle-associated protein 2 isoform X3: MATEQMIIVDKKTDESKMSPSKDPETVSREPLDFQKLKPSQFGITVQSFSPAASGSKENSHLAKLKARRRRSNVGVRGSPETNSLIRFIAQQKLKNSSNCQTPEQLVRGSPFLPRVASTLKQKIASFQTLVFVEESEVCDQDDNAGGCMTTKDYLSDEHNQEGKENHHRAASPTPSKKRRVGPLKGCEVQIRVAHTPDLPLNGRDKEGDKEPVAECNDDVKTEPVPSSETEEETQPVLPCTPLRGYRERHMSLEHCAFSSKNNQQENVFEPQSPSRPQPSDLTSLSPEGSFSVFQFSSLPSQSSEASESSGTSAEKKKKKRVHFGCPLSPEFFDKQLPPSTPLQKGQTPARASTPGGILKKTPQRSESFTLQAQRDLCSMFGASPAPMSAMSQDHRMLHMAEDGVEKFEKIIFPSTEDSDSTIMSGTELMNYTQLNLNDAFNDEALSPAVPTDVKSEIRPAYESKALNERESLSEEKRPEVVGDAAPRLKNWENKAAEESESTSEFPAARTRKRKLPEKSQPVRRSTRSAAKPSETIKLASKAAANRWKREVNLSLYGSRTYASKNPSLSPITELFQSVAAQRCLATSCADESAYLKNNTGESESSGPWTSVCIGESSSEALLSSGKKASGTNRSSSRPRTTRRGSRKGRVSMHDLLRVEPQMQTDEKASENHEEEVTTNTTGSIDGPSEQVSNDAEEHCTLIFADTTSAHADPNSDCCHLVVEGSTSACLLGGEQTSTVALTSTSPRTTQQAQNTSRCLRRSVNPAEEQPQAEAETQPKTKSNSSCEYPEEEAQVDCGPASWKADFNFEDVFKRRGQRSVRRSLRNQRNTDNDSGLAWVPRISPEIRKRTVKKMQNRRFSSIV; encoded by the exons ATGGCCACTGAACAGATGATCATCGTGGACAAGAAGACAGACGAGAGCAAAATGTCCCCTTCAAAGGATCCTGAAACTGTATCAAGGGAGCCTCTTGACTTTCAGAAACTCAAACCTTCTCAGTTTGGCATTACTGTGCAAAGTTTCAGCCCAGCAGCATCTGGAAGCAAAG AAAACTCTCATTTGGCAAAATTGAAGGCAAGAAGAAGACGTTCTAATGTAGGTGTGAGAGGCTCACCGGAAACAAACTCCCTCATCCGCTTCATTGCACAACAAAAACTGAAGAATTCCTCCAACTGTCAAACTCCAGAG CAGCTTGTCAGAGGTAGCCCCTTCCTTCCTCGAGTAGCATCCACCCTGAAGCAGAAAATAGCTTCCTTCCAGACTTTGGTGTTTGTGGAGGAGAGCGAGGTTTGCGATCAGGATGACAACGCTGGTGGATGCATGACGACAAAGGATTATCTTTCTG aTGAACACAACCAAGAAGGGAAAGAGAACCACCATCGAGCAGCATCACCCACACCCAGCAAGAAGCGTCGTGTGGGCCCCCTCAAAGGCTGCGAAGTGCAGATAAGAGTTGCACACACCCCAGACCTTCCCTTAAATGGCAGAGACAAGGAG GGAGATAAGGAGCCAGTGGCAGAATGCAATGACGATGTCAAAACAGAACCTGTGCCGTCAAGTGAGACTGAAGAAGAAACCCAACCTGTGCTTCCTTGTACACCTCTTCGTGGTTACCGTGAGCGACACATGTCCTTGGAACATTGTGCCTTTTCCTCCAAAAACAACCAACAG GAAAATGTGTTTGAACCTCAAAGCCCCAGCCGACCACAGCCTAGTGACCTTACATCACTTTCACCAGAGGGATCTTTCTCTGTTTTCCAGTTCTCTTCGCTCCCCTCTCAATCATCCG AAGCCAGCGAGTCGTCTGGGACATCtgcagaaaagaagaaaaagaagcggGTGCATTTTGGATGCCCACTTTCCCCTGAGTTTTTTGATAAGCAACTGCCTCCCAGCACCCCATTGCAGAAAGGGCAAACACCAGCTCGAGCCTCCACACCAGGTGGGATCTTAAAGAAGACACCGCAGAGGAGTGAGTCTTTTACTTTGCAAGCCCAGCGAGATCTTTGCAGTATGTTTGGTGCCTCCCCGGCACCAATGTCTGCAATGTCTCAGGACCACAGAATGCTCCATATGGCGGAAGATGGGGTGGAGAAGTTTGAAAAG ATCATTTTTCCTTCAACAGAAGACAGTGATTCTACAATTATGTCTGGTACAG aattgATGAATTATACCCAGCTGAATTTAAATGATGCTTTCAATGATGAGGCTCTTTCTCCAGCGGTACCGACAG ACGTGAAGTCTGAAATAAGGCCAGCCTATGAGTCAAAAGCCCTGAACGAGCGAGAGTCTTTGTCAGAGGAGAAACGACCTGAGGTTGTCGGTGACGCTGCACCCAGATTGAAGAACTGGGAAAATAAG GCAGCAGAAGAATCTGAATCTACAAGTGAATTTCCAGCTGCTCGTACTCGTAAGAGGAAG CTTCCTGAAAAGAGCCAGCCTGTGAGGAGGTCGACACGCTCTGCTGCTAAGCCTTCTGAGACGATTAAA CTGGCCTCTAAAGCAGCAGCAAATCGGTGGAAAAGGGAAGTCAACCTTTCTCTTTACGGCTCTCGAACATATGCATCCAAGAATCCTAGCCTCAGTCCCATCACAGAGTTGTTCCAGTCAGTAGCAGCACAGCGCTGTCTCGCTACTAGCTGCGCAG ATGAAAGTGCATACCTGAAGAATAACACCGGTGAGTCAGAAAGCAGTGGCCCCTGGACTTCAGTATGTATTGGTGAAAGTTCATCAGAAGCGCTTTTGTCCTCTGGCAAAAAAGCCTCAGGGACTAACAGGTCCTCATCAAGGCCCAGGACCACAAGGCGAGGATCAAGGAAGGGCAGAGTTTCAATGCACGATCTGCTACGTGTGGAGCCTCAGATGCAGACCGATGAGAAGGCAAGCGAGAACCATGAAGAAGAGGTCACTACAAACACTACTGGGTCAATAGATGGCCCATCAGAACAAGTGTCGAATGATGCTGAAGAACATTGCACCCTAATATTTGCTGACACAACCAGCGCACACGCAGATCCAAATTCAGATTGTTGTCATTTGGTCGTTGAAGGCTCCACCTCAGCCTGCTTGTTAGGAGGAGAACAAACCAGTACAGTGGCCTTGACAAGCACGTCCCCCCGGACAACCCAGCAGGCTCAAAATACGTCAAGATGCTTGAGGCGCTCTGTGAACCCGGCAGAGGAACAACCTCAAGCGGAAGCAGAAACACAGCCCAAAACAAAGAGCAATTCATCGTGTGAATATCCTGAAGAGGAGGCACAAGTCGACTGTGGCCCGGCCTCCTGGAAGGCTGACTTCAATTTTGAGGATGTCTTCAAACGCAGGGGACAGCGCTCAGTGCGCCGCAGCCTACGGAACCAAAGGAACACAGATAATGACTCAGGTCTGGCCTGGGTGCCTCGGATCTCACCTGAAATAAGAAAAAGAACCGTCAAGAAGATGCAGAATCGCAGATTCAGTTCGATTGTTTAA
- the cdca2 gene encoding cell division cycle-associated protein 2 isoform X4 — MQHAVLWRMATEQMIIVDKKTDESKMSPSKDPETVSREPLDFQKLKPSQFGITVQSFSPAASGSKENSHLAKLKARRRRSNVGVRGSPETNSLIRFIAQQKLKNSSNCQTPEQLVRGSPFLPRVASTLKQKIASFQTLVFVEESEVCDQDDNAGGCMTTKDYLSDEHNQEGKENHHRAASPTPSKKRRVGPLKGCEVQIRVAHTPDLPLNGRDKEGDKEPVAECNDDVKTEPVPSSETEEETQPVLPCTPLRGYRERHMSLEHCAFSSKNNQQENVFEPQSPSRPQPSDLTSLSPEGSFSVFQFSSLPSQSSEASESSGTSAEKKKKKRVHFGCPLSPEFFDKQLPPSTPLQKGQTPARASTPGGILKKTPQRSESFTLQAQRDLCSMFGASPAPMSAMSQDHRMLHMAEDGVEKFEKIIFPSTEDSDSTIMSGTELMNYTQLNLNDAFNDEALSPAVPTDVKSEIRPAYESKALNERESLSEEKRPEVVGDAAPRLKNWENKAAEESESTSEFPAARTRKRKLPEKSQPVRRSTRSAAKPSETIKLASKAAANRWKREVNLSLYGSRTYASKNPSLSPITELFQSVAAQRCLATSCADESAYLKNNTASGTNRSSSRPRTTRRGSRKGRVSMHDLLRVEPQMQTDEKASENHEEEVTTNTTGSIDGPSEQVSNDAEEHCTLIFADTTSAHADPNSDCCHLVVEGSTSACLLGGEQTSTVALTSTSPRTTQQAQNTSRCLRRSVNPAEEQPQAEAETQPKTKSNSSCEYPEEEAQVDCGPASWKADFNFEDVFKRRGQRSVRRSLRNQRNTDNDSGLAWVPRISPEIRKRTVKKMQNRRFSSIV, encoded by the exons ATGCAACACGCGGTGTTGTGGAGG ATGGCCACTGAACAGATGATCATCGTGGACAAGAAGACAGACGAGAGCAAAATGTCCCCTTCAAAGGATCCTGAAACTGTATCAAGGGAGCCTCTTGACTTTCAGAAACTCAAACCTTCTCAGTTTGGCATTACTGTGCAAAGTTTCAGCCCAGCAGCATCTGGAAGCAAAG AAAACTCTCATTTGGCAAAATTGAAGGCAAGAAGAAGACGTTCTAATGTAGGTGTGAGAGGCTCACCGGAAACAAACTCCCTCATCCGCTTCATTGCACAACAAAAACTGAAGAATTCCTCCAACTGTCAAACTCCAGAG CAGCTTGTCAGAGGTAGCCCCTTCCTTCCTCGAGTAGCATCCACCCTGAAGCAGAAAATAGCTTCCTTCCAGACTTTGGTGTTTGTGGAGGAGAGCGAGGTTTGCGATCAGGATGACAACGCTGGTGGATGCATGACGACAAAGGATTATCTTTCTG aTGAACACAACCAAGAAGGGAAAGAGAACCACCATCGAGCAGCATCACCCACACCCAGCAAGAAGCGTCGTGTGGGCCCCCTCAAAGGCTGCGAAGTGCAGATAAGAGTTGCACACACCCCAGACCTTCCCTTAAATGGCAGAGACAAGGAG GGAGATAAGGAGCCAGTGGCAGAATGCAATGACGATGTCAAAACAGAACCTGTGCCGTCAAGTGAGACTGAAGAAGAAACCCAACCTGTGCTTCCTTGTACACCTCTTCGTGGTTACCGTGAGCGACACATGTCCTTGGAACATTGTGCCTTTTCCTCCAAAAACAACCAACAG GAAAATGTGTTTGAACCTCAAAGCCCCAGCCGACCACAGCCTAGTGACCTTACATCACTTTCACCAGAGGGATCTTTCTCTGTTTTCCAGTTCTCTTCGCTCCCCTCTCAATCATCCG AAGCCAGCGAGTCGTCTGGGACATCtgcagaaaagaagaaaaagaagcggGTGCATTTTGGATGCCCACTTTCCCCTGAGTTTTTTGATAAGCAACTGCCTCCCAGCACCCCATTGCAGAAAGGGCAAACACCAGCTCGAGCCTCCACACCAGGTGGGATCTTAAAGAAGACACCGCAGAGGAGTGAGTCTTTTACTTTGCAAGCCCAGCGAGATCTTTGCAGTATGTTTGGTGCCTCCCCGGCACCAATGTCTGCAATGTCTCAGGACCACAGAATGCTCCATATGGCGGAAGATGGGGTGGAGAAGTTTGAAAAG ATCATTTTTCCTTCAACAGAAGACAGTGATTCTACAATTATGTCTGGTACAG aattgATGAATTATACCCAGCTGAATTTAAATGATGCTTTCAATGATGAGGCTCTTTCTCCAGCGGTACCGACAG ACGTGAAGTCTGAAATAAGGCCAGCCTATGAGTCAAAAGCCCTGAACGAGCGAGAGTCTTTGTCAGAGGAGAAACGACCTGAGGTTGTCGGTGACGCTGCACCCAGATTGAAGAACTGGGAAAATAAG GCAGCAGAAGAATCTGAATCTACAAGTGAATTTCCAGCTGCTCGTACTCGTAAGAGGAAG CTTCCTGAAAAGAGCCAGCCTGTGAGGAGGTCGACACGCTCTGCTGCTAAGCCTTCTGAGACGATTAAA CTGGCCTCTAAAGCAGCAGCAAATCGGTGGAAAAGGGAAGTCAACCTTTCTCTTTACGGCTCTCGAACATATGCATCCAAGAATCCTAGCCTCAGTCCCATCACAGAGTTGTTCCAGTCAGTAGCAGCACAGCGCTGTCTCGCTACTAGCTGCGCAG ATGAAAGTGCATACCTGAAGAATAACACCG CCTCAGGGACTAACAGGTCCTCATCAAGGCCCAGGACCACAAGGCGAGGATCAAGGAAGGGCAGAGTTTCAATGCACGATCTGCTACGTGTGGAGCCTCAGATGCAGACCGATGAGAAGGCAAGCGAGAACCATGAAGAAGAGGTCACTACAAACACTACTGGGTCAATAGATGGCCCATCAGAACAAGTGTCGAATGATGCTGAAGAACATTGCACCCTAATATTTGCTGACACAACCAGCGCACACGCAGATCCAAATTCAGATTGTTGTCATTTGGTCGTTGAAGGCTCCACCTCAGCCTGCTTGTTAGGAGGAGAACAAACCAGTACAGTGGCCTTGACAAGCACGTCCCCCCGGACAACCCAGCAGGCTCAAAATACGTCAAGATGCTTGAGGCGCTCTGTGAACCCGGCAGAGGAACAACCTCAAGCGGAAGCAGAAACACAGCCCAAAACAAAGAGCAATTCATCGTGTGAATATCCTGAAGAGGAGGCACAAGTCGACTGTGGCCCGGCCTCCTGGAAGGCTGACTTCAATTTTGAGGATGTCTTCAAACGCAGGGGACAGCGCTCAGTGCGCCGCAGCCTACGGAACCAAAGGAACACAGATAATGACTCAGGTCTGGCCTGGGTGCCTCGGATCTCACCTGAAATAAGAAAAAGAACCGTCAAGAAGATGCAGAATCGCAGATTCAGTTCGATTGTTTAA
- the cdca2 gene encoding cell division cycle-associated protein 2 isoform X2 → MQHAVLWRMATEQMIIVDKKTDESKMSPSKDPETVSREPLDFQKLKPSQFGITVQSFSPAASGSKENSHLAKLKARRRRSNVGVRGSPETNSLIRFIAQQKLKNSSNCQTPELVRGSPFLPRVASTLKQKIASFQTLVFVEESEVCDQDDNAGGCMTTKDYLSDEHNQEGKENHHRAASPTPSKKRRVGPLKGCEVQIRVAHTPDLPLNGRDKEGDKEPVAECNDDVKTEPVPSSETEEETQPVLPCTPLRGYRERHMSLEHCAFSSKNNQQENVFEPQSPSRPQPSDLTSLSPEGSFSVFQFSSLPSQSSEASESSGTSAEKKKKKRVHFGCPLSPEFFDKQLPPSTPLQKGQTPARASTPGGILKKTPQRSESFTLQAQRDLCSMFGASPAPMSAMSQDHRMLHMAEDGVEKFEKIIFPSTEDSDSTIMSGTELMNYTQLNLNDAFNDEALSPAVPTDVKSEIRPAYESKALNERESLSEEKRPEVVGDAAPRLKNWENKAAEESESTSEFPAARTRKRKLPEKSQPVRRSTRSAAKPSETIKLASKAAANRWKREVNLSLYGSRTYASKNPSLSPITELFQSVAAQRCLATSCADESAYLKNNTGESESSGPWTSVCIGESSSEALLSSGKKASGTNRSSSRPRTTRRGSRKGRVSMHDLLRVEPQMQTDEKASENHEEEVTTNTTGSIDGPSEQVSNDAEEHCTLIFADTTSAHADPNSDCCHLVVEGSTSACLLGGEQTSTVALTSTSPRTTQQAQNTSRCLRRSVNPAEEQPQAEAETQPKTKSNSSCEYPEEEAQVDCGPASWKADFNFEDVFKRRGQRSVRRSLRNQRNTDNDSGLAWVPRISPEIRKRTVKKMQNRRFSSIV, encoded by the exons ATGCAACACGCGGTGTTGTGGAGG ATGGCCACTGAACAGATGATCATCGTGGACAAGAAGACAGACGAGAGCAAAATGTCCCCTTCAAAGGATCCTGAAACTGTATCAAGGGAGCCTCTTGACTTTCAGAAACTCAAACCTTCTCAGTTTGGCATTACTGTGCAAAGTTTCAGCCCAGCAGCATCTGGAAGCAAAG AAAACTCTCATTTGGCAAAATTGAAGGCAAGAAGAAGACGTTCTAATGTAGGTGTGAGAGGCTCACCGGAAACAAACTCCCTCATCCGCTTCATTGCACAACAAAAACTGAAGAATTCCTCCAACTGTCAAACTCCAGAG CTTGTCAGAGGTAGCCCCTTCCTTCCTCGAGTAGCATCCACCCTGAAGCAGAAAATAGCTTCCTTCCAGACTTTGGTGTTTGTGGAGGAGAGCGAGGTTTGCGATCAGGATGACAACGCTGGTGGATGCATGACGACAAAGGATTATCTTTCTG aTGAACACAACCAAGAAGGGAAAGAGAACCACCATCGAGCAGCATCACCCACACCCAGCAAGAAGCGTCGTGTGGGCCCCCTCAAAGGCTGCGAAGTGCAGATAAGAGTTGCACACACCCCAGACCTTCCCTTAAATGGCAGAGACAAGGAG GGAGATAAGGAGCCAGTGGCAGAATGCAATGACGATGTCAAAACAGAACCTGTGCCGTCAAGTGAGACTGAAGAAGAAACCCAACCTGTGCTTCCTTGTACACCTCTTCGTGGTTACCGTGAGCGACACATGTCCTTGGAACATTGTGCCTTTTCCTCCAAAAACAACCAACAG GAAAATGTGTTTGAACCTCAAAGCCCCAGCCGACCACAGCCTAGTGACCTTACATCACTTTCACCAGAGGGATCTTTCTCTGTTTTCCAGTTCTCTTCGCTCCCCTCTCAATCATCCG AAGCCAGCGAGTCGTCTGGGACATCtgcagaaaagaagaaaaagaagcggGTGCATTTTGGATGCCCACTTTCCCCTGAGTTTTTTGATAAGCAACTGCCTCCCAGCACCCCATTGCAGAAAGGGCAAACACCAGCTCGAGCCTCCACACCAGGTGGGATCTTAAAGAAGACACCGCAGAGGAGTGAGTCTTTTACTTTGCAAGCCCAGCGAGATCTTTGCAGTATGTTTGGTGCCTCCCCGGCACCAATGTCTGCAATGTCTCAGGACCACAGAATGCTCCATATGGCGGAAGATGGGGTGGAGAAGTTTGAAAAG ATCATTTTTCCTTCAACAGAAGACAGTGATTCTACAATTATGTCTGGTACAG aattgATGAATTATACCCAGCTGAATTTAAATGATGCTTTCAATGATGAGGCTCTTTCTCCAGCGGTACCGACAG ACGTGAAGTCTGAAATAAGGCCAGCCTATGAGTCAAAAGCCCTGAACGAGCGAGAGTCTTTGTCAGAGGAGAAACGACCTGAGGTTGTCGGTGACGCTGCACCCAGATTGAAGAACTGGGAAAATAAG GCAGCAGAAGAATCTGAATCTACAAGTGAATTTCCAGCTGCTCGTACTCGTAAGAGGAAG CTTCCTGAAAAGAGCCAGCCTGTGAGGAGGTCGACACGCTCTGCTGCTAAGCCTTCTGAGACGATTAAA CTGGCCTCTAAAGCAGCAGCAAATCGGTGGAAAAGGGAAGTCAACCTTTCTCTTTACGGCTCTCGAACATATGCATCCAAGAATCCTAGCCTCAGTCCCATCACAGAGTTGTTCCAGTCAGTAGCAGCACAGCGCTGTCTCGCTACTAGCTGCGCAG ATGAAAGTGCATACCTGAAGAATAACACCGGTGAGTCAGAAAGCAGTGGCCCCTGGACTTCAGTATGTATTGGTGAAAGTTCATCAGAAGCGCTTTTGTCCTCTGGCAAAAAAGCCTCAGGGACTAACAGGTCCTCATCAAGGCCCAGGACCACAAGGCGAGGATCAAGGAAGGGCAGAGTTTCAATGCACGATCTGCTACGTGTGGAGCCTCAGATGCAGACCGATGAGAAGGCAAGCGAGAACCATGAAGAAGAGGTCACTACAAACACTACTGGGTCAATAGATGGCCCATCAGAACAAGTGTCGAATGATGCTGAAGAACATTGCACCCTAATATTTGCTGACACAACCAGCGCACACGCAGATCCAAATTCAGATTGTTGTCATTTGGTCGTTGAAGGCTCCACCTCAGCCTGCTTGTTAGGAGGAGAACAAACCAGTACAGTGGCCTTGACAAGCACGTCCCCCCGGACAACCCAGCAGGCTCAAAATACGTCAAGATGCTTGAGGCGCTCTGTGAACCCGGCAGAGGAACAACCTCAAGCGGAAGCAGAAACACAGCCCAAAACAAAGAGCAATTCATCGTGTGAATATCCTGAAGAGGAGGCACAAGTCGACTGTGGCCCGGCCTCCTGGAAGGCTGACTTCAATTTTGAGGATGTCTTCAAACGCAGGGGACAGCGCTCAGTGCGCCGCAGCCTACGGAACCAAAGGAACACAGATAATGACTCAGGTCTGGCCTGGGTGCCTCGGATCTCACCTGAAATAAGAAAAAGAACCGTCAAGAAGATGCAGAATCGCAGATTCAGTTCGATTGTTTAA
- the cdca2 gene encoding cell division cycle-associated protein 2 isoform X1, producing MQHAVLWRMATEQMIIVDKKTDESKMSPSKDPETVSREPLDFQKLKPSQFGITVQSFSPAASGSKENSHLAKLKARRRRSNVGVRGSPETNSLIRFIAQQKLKNSSNCQTPEQLVRGSPFLPRVASTLKQKIASFQTLVFVEESEVCDQDDNAGGCMTTKDYLSDEHNQEGKENHHRAASPTPSKKRRVGPLKGCEVQIRVAHTPDLPLNGRDKEGDKEPVAECNDDVKTEPVPSSETEEETQPVLPCTPLRGYRERHMSLEHCAFSSKNNQQENVFEPQSPSRPQPSDLTSLSPEGSFSVFQFSSLPSQSSEASESSGTSAEKKKKKRVHFGCPLSPEFFDKQLPPSTPLQKGQTPARASTPGGILKKTPQRSESFTLQAQRDLCSMFGASPAPMSAMSQDHRMLHMAEDGVEKFEKIIFPSTEDSDSTIMSGTELMNYTQLNLNDAFNDEALSPAVPTDVKSEIRPAYESKALNERESLSEEKRPEVVGDAAPRLKNWENKAAEESESTSEFPAARTRKRKLPEKSQPVRRSTRSAAKPSETIKLASKAAANRWKREVNLSLYGSRTYASKNPSLSPITELFQSVAAQRCLATSCADESAYLKNNTGESESSGPWTSVCIGESSSEALLSSGKKASGTNRSSSRPRTTRRGSRKGRVSMHDLLRVEPQMQTDEKASENHEEEVTTNTTGSIDGPSEQVSNDAEEHCTLIFADTTSAHADPNSDCCHLVVEGSTSACLLGGEQTSTVALTSTSPRTTQQAQNTSRCLRRSVNPAEEQPQAEAETQPKTKSNSSCEYPEEEAQVDCGPASWKADFNFEDVFKRRGQRSVRRSLRNQRNTDNDSGLAWVPRISPEIRKRTVKKMQNRRFSSIV from the exons ATGCAACACGCGGTGTTGTGGAGG ATGGCCACTGAACAGATGATCATCGTGGACAAGAAGACAGACGAGAGCAAAATGTCCCCTTCAAAGGATCCTGAAACTGTATCAAGGGAGCCTCTTGACTTTCAGAAACTCAAACCTTCTCAGTTTGGCATTACTGTGCAAAGTTTCAGCCCAGCAGCATCTGGAAGCAAAG AAAACTCTCATTTGGCAAAATTGAAGGCAAGAAGAAGACGTTCTAATGTAGGTGTGAGAGGCTCACCGGAAACAAACTCCCTCATCCGCTTCATTGCACAACAAAAACTGAAGAATTCCTCCAACTGTCAAACTCCAGAG CAGCTTGTCAGAGGTAGCCCCTTCCTTCCTCGAGTAGCATCCACCCTGAAGCAGAAAATAGCTTCCTTCCAGACTTTGGTGTTTGTGGAGGAGAGCGAGGTTTGCGATCAGGATGACAACGCTGGTGGATGCATGACGACAAAGGATTATCTTTCTG aTGAACACAACCAAGAAGGGAAAGAGAACCACCATCGAGCAGCATCACCCACACCCAGCAAGAAGCGTCGTGTGGGCCCCCTCAAAGGCTGCGAAGTGCAGATAAGAGTTGCACACACCCCAGACCTTCCCTTAAATGGCAGAGACAAGGAG GGAGATAAGGAGCCAGTGGCAGAATGCAATGACGATGTCAAAACAGAACCTGTGCCGTCAAGTGAGACTGAAGAAGAAACCCAACCTGTGCTTCCTTGTACACCTCTTCGTGGTTACCGTGAGCGACACATGTCCTTGGAACATTGTGCCTTTTCCTCCAAAAACAACCAACAG GAAAATGTGTTTGAACCTCAAAGCCCCAGCCGACCACAGCCTAGTGACCTTACATCACTTTCACCAGAGGGATCTTTCTCTGTTTTCCAGTTCTCTTCGCTCCCCTCTCAATCATCCG AAGCCAGCGAGTCGTCTGGGACATCtgcagaaaagaagaaaaagaagcggGTGCATTTTGGATGCCCACTTTCCCCTGAGTTTTTTGATAAGCAACTGCCTCCCAGCACCCCATTGCAGAAAGGGCAAACACCAGCTCGAGCCTCCACACCAGGTGGGATCTTAAAGAAGACACCGCAGAGGAGTGAGTCTTTTACTTTGCAAGCCCAGCGAGATCTTTGCAGTATGTTTGGTGCCTCCCCGGCACCAATGTCTGCAATGTCTCAGGACCACAGAATGCTCCATATGGCGGAAGATGGGGTGGAGAAGTTTGAAAAG ATCATTTTTCCTTCAACAGAAGACAGTGATTCTACAATTATGTCTGGTACAG aattgATGAATTATACCCAGCTGAATTTAAATGATGCTTTCAATGATGAGGCTCTTTCTCCAGCGGTACCGACAG ACGTGAAGTCTGAAATAAGGCCAGCCTATGAGTCAAAAGCCCTGAACGAGCGAGAGTCTTTGTCAGAGGAGAAACGACCTGAGGTTGTCGGTGACGCTGCACCCAGATTGAAGAACTGGGAAAATAAG GCAGCAGAAGAATCTGAATCTACAAGTGAATTTCCAGCTGCTCGTACTCGTAAGAGGAAG CTTCCTGAAAAGAGCCAGCCTGTGAGGAGGTCGACACGCTCTGCTGCTAAGCCTTCTGAGACGATTAAA CTGGCCTCTAAAGCAGCAGCAAATCGGTGGAAAAGGGAAGTCAACCTTTCTCTTTACGGCTCTCGAACATATGCATCCAAGAATCCTAGCCTCAGTCCCATCACAGAGTTGTTCCAGTCAGTAGCAGCACAGCGCTGTCTCGCTACTAGCTGCGCAG ATGAAAGTGCATACCTGAAGAATAACACCGGTGAGTCAGAAAGCAGTGGCCCCTGGACTTCAGTATGTATTGGTGAAAGTTCATCAGAAGCGCTTTTGTCCTCTGGCAAAAAAGCCTCAGGGACTAACAGGTCCTCATCAAGGCCCAGGACCACAAGGCGAGGATCAAGGAAGGGCAGAGTTTCAATGCACGATCTGCTACGTGTGGAGCCTCAGATGCAGACCGATGAGAAGGCAAGCGAGAACCATGAAGAAGAGGTCACTACAAACACTACTGGGTCAATAGATGGCCCATCAGAACAAGTGTCGAATGATGCTGAAGAACATTGCACCCTAATATTTGCTGACACAACCAGCGCACACGCAGATCCAAATTCAGATTGTTGTCATTTGGTCGTTGAAGGCTCCACCTCAGCCTGCTTGTTAGGAGGAGAACAAACCAGTACAGTGGCCTTGACAAGCACGTCCCCCCGGACAACCCAGCAGGCTCAAAATACGTCAAGATGCTTGAGGCGCTCTGTGAACCCGGCAGAGGAACAACCTCAAGCGGAAGCAGAAACACAGCCCAAAACAAAGAGCAATTCATCGTGTGAATATCCTGAAGAGGAGGCACAAGTCGACTGTGGCCCGGCCTCCTGGAAGGCTGACTTCAATTTTGAGGATGTCTTCAAACGCAGGGGACAGCGCTCAGTGCGCCGCAGCCTACGGAACCAAAGGAACACAGATAATGACTCAGGTCTGGCCTGGGTGCCTCGGATCTCACCTGAAATAAGAAAAAGAACCGTCAAGAAGATGCAGAATCGCAGATTCAGTTCGATTGTTTAA